One genomic region from Arthrobacter pigmenti encodes:
- a CDS encoding gfo/Idh/MocA family oxidoreductase: MSLPSSGGVRFGLVGVDSAHSTQFTQLFKEGRVTGGDIVAAWKAPTSLDFPPSRDRNDVLAAQVAEFGVEFVDTPVALADLCDAFLVIASDARTHPALFGRLAPFGKPVYVDTRFALKRSDAETMLTTARTHGCLALAGSPKRFTPEFRSVLDHGRVERIELEGALPTQPGHPGLAWYGVHLVDLAVAALGPGYSEVEVLAPGRVRLLWPDGREALLSGEPEWNPYTRGVVHVDGAQHSFEIEAAGSMHVGLLTSIIESCRTGEPNVPEQEILDIVSIVESTG, encoded by the coding sequence ATGAGCCTACCCTCGTCCGGGGGAGTGCGGTTTGGGCTGGTCGGGGTGGACTCGGCCCATTCCACGCAGTTCACGCAACTCTTCAAGGAAGGCCGGGTTACGGGCGGTGACATCGTCGCCGCCTGGAAGGCACCGACGTCGTTGGACTTTCCACCGAGCCGCGACCGGAACGACGTATTGGCCGCGCAGGTCGCGGAGTTCGGCGTCGAATTCGTGGACACGCCTGTTGCCCTTGCGGACCTGTGCGATGCCTTCCTGGTCATCGCGAGCGATGCGCGTACGCACCCCGCGCTGTTCGGGCGTCTGGCACCATTTGGCAAACCCGTCTACGTGGACACGCGCTTCGCCCTCAAACGAAGCGACGCCGAGACGATGCTGACAACGGCGCGAACTCACGGGTGCCTGGCACTCGCCGGTTCCCCGAAGCGGTTCACGCCCGAATTCCGGTCCGTGCTGGATCATGGGCGGGTGGAGCGGATTGAGCTTGAGGGTGCCCTGCCCACGCAGCCCGGCCACCCGGGGCTTGCCTGGTACGGCGTGCATCTGGTGGATCTCGCGGTTGCGGCACTGGGGCCGGGATACTCCGAAGTTGAGGTGCTGGCGCCGGGCCGGGTGCGGCTTCTCTGGCCTGATGGGCGCGAAGCGCTGCTCAGCGGGGAACCCGAATGGAATCCGTACACCAGGGGCGTGGTCCACGTCGACGGTGCTCAGCATTCATTCGAGATCGAGGCTGCCGGGAGTATGCACGTCGGCCTGCTCACGTCGATCATCGAATCCTGCCGAACCGGCGAGCCCAATGTGCCCGAGCAGGAGATTCTCGACATCGTTTCGATAGTCGAATCTACCGGCTGA
- a CDS encoding PQQ-binding-like beta-propeller repeat protein produces the protein MTRYSSDNSPLTELSRRGLLQFGAAGALAAVTAGALADPASAATPREVLVTDLGPGVVQFGSKSAYQFEDTIYIGSRNVEPMFVIAYHIPSGRVVGQTSIPEGRSTQSLGADPTGRYLYIGTENAAGGIPTLYRWDLHNPTSPAEPLGRAGEVRVWALAVAPDGMVFFGGREPGGNLWQFDPATREITALGIAEPTATGARAIAATESTVYFGAGNTLGGGEASKAVLAAYDRATGEFTSILPAELADDDTIRELRLEGDRLVVGTANNTGSHVAVIDINDPSSYKVVRHDGITTKAMKVHGDNVFFLARANNARICDLSTMTVSPLQVDGLELGEVWGMAWAQDKLHAVSAYGFVAHIDLQALTATRTELIAAGAPAEPQLAMSVTAGGGFAYVAANGAIARHSLRTGEVVNLIAPGETKDAIWADQRLWMGQYSGLGLWAYTPGQGQEPAQAAPLPSDFNRPECVTWDETNKRVLVVSLSDAAGGSCLGVYNPATDDMTVYDRPLGAGKSIPAIVAHEGVAYLGGGDTGAGPAGEIAAVDPLTGKVLWSLDPEHNAPVTGMAVLGKHLYVVLNDGGFRVVDLAKRSIVHRADISEHGGRRTNLVVAQGRVYGVSSKALFRIDRRTFELDVLVGELEGAWYGGQPHISADERGRLYTLKDRNLIRVEVPRRF, from the coding sequence ATGACTCGGTACAGTTCCGACAACAGCCCGCTGACAGAGCTATCCCGACGCGGTCTGCTGCAGTTCGGCGCAGCGGGAGCCCTTGCTGCGGTAACTGCAGGCGCCCTCGCGGACCCTGCTTCTGCTGCTACCCCACGGGAAGTCCTCGTGACGGACCTGGGACCCGGCGTCGTGCAGTTCGGCTCGAAGAGCGCCTATCAGTTTGAAGACACCATCTATATCGGATCACGCAATGTCGAACCGATGTTCGTGATCGCCTACCACATCCCCTCTGGGCGGGTGGTAGGGCAGACCTCGATCCCGGAGGGGCGCTCCACCCAGTCGCTGGGCGCCGACCCAACCGGCCGGTATCTCTATATCGGTACGGAGAACGCGGCCGGCGGCATCCCGACCCTGTACCGGTGGGATCTCCATAATCCGACGTCACCGGCAGAGCCCCTGGGTCGCGCCGGTGAAGTGCGCGTGTGGGCACTGGCGGTAGCACCGGACGGGATGGTGTTCTTCGGTGGACGCGAACCCGGCGGGAATCTTTGGCAGTTTGATCCCGCCACGCGCGAGATCACCGCGCTTGGCATCGCCGAGCCCACCGCCACCGGCGCGCGGGCAATCGCCGCTACGGAAAGCACCGTCTACTTCGGTGCTGGGAACACGCTGGGCGGTGGGGAAGCCAGCAAGGCTGTACTTGCCGCCTATGACCGGGCAACCGGGGAATTCACATCGATTCTCCCCGCAGAACTGGCGGACGACGACACCATACGCGAGTTGCGTCTCGAGGGCGATCGACTTGTCGTAGGCACGGCGAACAACACCGGCTCCCACGTTGCGGTCATCGATATCAACGACCCTTCGTCCTACAAGGTGGTGCGGCACGATGGCATCACCACGAAGGCCATGAAGGTCCACGGCGACAACGTCTTCTTCCTTGCACGGGCAAACAACGCCCGTATCTGCGACCTCTCCACCATGACCGTCAGCCCGCTCCAGGTGGATGGTCTCGAGCTCGGCGAGGTATGGGGCATGGCCTGGGCGCAAGACAAGCTCCACGCGGTGTCCGCCTACGGTTTCGTGGCTCACATCGACCTCCAGGCACTCACCGCCACACGCACCGAGCTGATCGCCGCCGGCGCCCCGGCGGAACCACAGCTGGCCATGAGTGTCACGGCGGGCGGCGGATTTGCCTACGTCGCCGCCAACGGAGCGATCGCCCGGCACTCACTCAGGACCGGCGAGGTGGTCAACCTGATTGCTCCGGGGGAAACCAAGGACGCCATTTGGGCCGATCAACGCCTCTGGATGGGCCAGTACAGCGGCCTCGGGCTGTGGGCGTACACACCGGGCCAGGGCCAGGAGCCCGCCCAGGCGGCGCCGCTGCCCTCCGACTTCAACCGGCCCGAATGCGTCACCTGGGACGAGACCAACAAGCGCGTCCTGGTGGTCTCCCTGTCCGACGCCGCAGGCGGCAGCTGCCTCGGCGTCTACAACCCGGCAACCGATGACATGACGGTTTACGACCGTCCGCTCGGTGCGGGCAAGTCAATCCCGGCAATTGTTGCGCATGAAGGTGTTGCCTACCTTGGCGGAGGCGACACGGGTGCTGGACCGGCAGGTGAGATTGCCGCCGTCGACCCACTGACCGGCAAGGTCCTGTGGAGCCTTGATCCGGAGCACAATGCGCCGGTGACCGGCATGGCTGTGCTGGGCAAGCACCTCTACGTTGTCCTGAACGACGGCGGGTTCCGTGTGGTGGATCTGGCTAAACGAAGCATCGTCCACCGGGCGGACATCTCCGAACATGGCGGGCGCCGGACCAACCTCGTCGTCGCGCAGGGCCGTGTCTACGGGGTGTCGAGCAAGGCGCTCTTCCGCATCGACCGGCGCACCTTCGAGCTCGACGTACTTGTCGGCGAGCTGGAAGGCGCCTGGTACGGCGGGCAGCCGCACATTTCAGCTGACGAACGCGGGCGTCTCTACACACTGAAGGACCGGAACCTGATCCGCGTGGAGGTTCCGCGCCGCTTCTGA
- a CDS encoding alpha-L-fucosidase, with amino-acid sequence MNEHVGHSLPSWATEASLGIFIHWGPYSVPAWAVPSGVSGSVPEEEWFAHNAYAEWYANTIRINGSPAAQHHFSTYGDMPYDGFLDLWRAEQYQPAEWAGLFKAAGADYVVPVTKHHDGVTLWDAPGSGQLNTVRRGPKRDLLQPLADAVRAEDMRFGVYYSGGLDWSVTELPPQETFDSVTALRPNDEAYAAYATAHVRDLIDRYQPSVLWNDIEWPDAGKSNGTIAELFAYYREAVPDGIVNDRWGTDDWDFRTSEYALDAHHETGTGWEHNRGLGFSFGYNQLEDESTTLQPRELARQYADIVSRGGRLLLNVGPDAAGRIPAVQRRTLEGIAPWMARVKPTTAGRELLKEADIAVTFPNGTNGWWRGWSTRGAVVVVTDEPDVEVVSRQGRKVQVIELPV; translated from the coding sequence GTGAACGAGCACGTGGGGCATTCCCTTCCGTCATGGGCAACTGAGGCGAGCCTGGGCATCTTCATTCATTGGGGCCCGTATTCGGTGCCGGCCTGGGCGGTTCCTTCGGGCGTCTCGGGCTCGGTCCCGGAAGAGGAATGGTTCGCCCATAACGCCTACGCCGAGTGGTATGCCAACACCATCCGCATCAACGGCTCACCGGCAGCGCAGCATCATTTTTCGACCTACGGCGATATGCCATATGACGGGTTCCTCGACCTGTGGCGAGCTGAGCAATACCAGCCGGCCGAGTGGGCGGGGCTCTTCAAGGCTGCAGGCGCGGACTACGTGGTGCCTGTGACGAAGCACCACGACGGCGTTACCCTCTGGGATGCGCCCGGTTCCGGGCAGCTCAACACCGTGCGGCGAGGACCTAAACGTGACCTCCTTCAACCGCTTGCCGACGCCGTCCGCGCTGAGGACATGCGATTCGGCGTGTACTACTCGGGCGGCCTCGACTGGTCTGTGACCGAACTTCCGCCGCAGGAGACTTTCGATTCGGTCACGGCCCTGCGCCCGAACGATGAGGCGTACGCAGCCTACGCCACGGCACACGTCCGGGACCTGATCGATCGTTACCAGCCCTCCGTGCTCTGGAATGACATTGAATGGCCCGACGCCGGGAAATCCAACGGTACGATCGCTGAACTCTTCGCGTACTACCGCGAAGCAGTTCCCGACGGCATTGTGAATGACCGGTGGGGCACGGATGACTGGGATTTCCGCACCAGTGAGTACGCCCTCGACGCCCACCATGAGACCGGGACCGGCTGGGAACATAACCGCGGACTCGGGTTCTCCTTCGGATACAACCAACTGGAGGATGAGTCCACCACCCTCCAACCCCGTGAACTGGCACGCCAGTACGCAGACATCGTTTCCCGCGGAGGCAGGCTGCTGCTGAACGTGGGGCCGGATGCCGCCGGTCGCATCCCGGCTGTCCAACGGCGCACGCTGGAGGGCATCGCACCCTGGATGGCCAGGGTGAAGCCGACGACGGCGGGACGGGAGCTGCTCAAGGAAGCCGACATCGCAGTCACCTTCCCGAATGGAACGAACGGGTGGTGGAGGGGCTGGTCAACCAGGGGCGCCGTCGTCGTTGTAACGGATGAGCCCGACGTCGAAGTAGTTTCCCGACAGGGGCGCAAGGTGCAGGTCATCGAGCTGCCAGTCTGA
- a CDS encoding PQQ-binding-like beta-propeller repeat protein → MTPQPMIDRRRILQLTGVTGAALATGALSLSPASANPFRTGPVIEDLGAASTKLGLYRGVVAGDVLYCGSRNMDPPVVFGVNLRTGQAVSESPLGYMNAVMAMATDPTGRYVYAGGDHNKVETTGNLYRIDVTDPEKKAQDIARRPEENLQSVTVAPDGMVFFAGRWNPTTAYQWDPATGETTLLGSMPSNLDRIAAVAATDTTVFAGGVMTLTGGGTQARLFAIDRATGGTTDITPAEVLEAGSGVRDIAVIDGSLFVGVTAFTAPTPLVVMDASNPTSYTVVSVAAKEVREFCKVGDKIYFRGAGLMAYDPQTRKAATLRVPGANLAGMVSVQEWDGKIVVVSTLLHAVVIDPVTLEAREINFLEAGVRPGPQMILGIAAGGGYAYACANAQVTQHNLATGEKIDFPMQGEAKSATFHNGVVWFAQYNGGGLWAHDPRTSTPPSLVAPFPDLQNRLLRVAADPVNNLILVGVQSDRLGGGSLCVYHPDTGSVDVYENPIAKEQLTRAITSHEGIAYLGGENLTSQGSQATVVAFDPVAGRELWRLETGQSRGIGELTVRGRHLYGISHGGGLFIIDLESTSVVHSADISFHSPDQATLVTNQGVVYGVSSKGVFRIHPTNFAPSTLVPGLDGGWYGWPRVGTDEEGRLYTLRERNLIRITDSVATLRADRKGRRSGQ, encoded by the coding sequence ATGACACCGCAACCTATGATCGACCGACGCCGGATCCTGCAGCTCACGGGTGTAACAGGGGCAGCCCTAGCGACAGGAGCCTTGTCCCTCTCCCCGGCAAGCGCTAACCCGTTTCGCACCGGCCCCGTTATCGAGGACCTCGGCGCCGCCTCCACCAAGCTCGGCCTCTACCGCGGAGTGGTCGCAGGTGACGTCCTCTACTGCGGGTCTCGGAATATGGACCCACCCGTTGTGTTCGGCGTGAATCTGCGAACGGGCCAGGCCGTCTCGGAAAGCCCGCTGGGTTACATGAATGCCGTCATGGCCATGGCCACCGATCCCACAGGGCGGTACGTCTACGCGGGCGGTGATCACAACAAGGTTGAAACCACCGGAAACCTCTACCGGATCGATGTGACAGACCCGGAGAAGAAAGCTCAGGACATTGCACGCAGGCCGGAGGAGAACCTGCAATCCGTGACCGTCGCACCGGATGGCATGGTGTTCTTCGCAGGCCGGTGGAATCCGACGACTGCCTACCAGTGGGATCCAGCAACCGGTGAAACCACCCTGCTCGGGTCGATGCCGTCGAACCTGGACCGCATCGCCGCCGTCGCAGCCACGGACACCACCGTTTTCGCCGGCGGTGTGATGACACTGACCGGCGGCGGAACCCAGGCGCGGCTCTTCGCGATCGACCGGGCCACCGGTGGAACCACCGATATCACCCCCGCAGAGGTACTCGAAGCCGGCTCCGGCGTGCGCGACATAGCCGTCATTGACGGCAGCTTGTTTGTCGGTGTCACCGCATTCACCGCACCCACTCCGCTGGTCGTGATGGATGCGTCAAACCCCACCAGCTACACGGTGGTATCCGTTGCCGCGAAGGAAGTACGCGAATTCTGCAAGGTTGGGGACAAGATCTACTTCCGGGGCGCCGGGTTGATGGCGTATGACCCGCAGACGCGCAAGGCCGCGACGTTGCGGGTTCCGGGCGCGAATTTGGCCGGAATGGTCAGTGTGCAGGAGTGGGACGGAAAGATAGTCGTCGTTTCGACGCTGCTGCACGCCGTCGTTATCGATCCTGTGACCTTGGAGGCCCGGGAAATCAACTTCCTCGAGGCGGGAGTGCGGCCGGGCCCGCAGATGATCCTGGGAATCGCGGCCGGCGGGGGGTACGCCTACGCATGCGCCAACGCGCAGGTCACCCAGCACAATCTCGCCACCGGTGAGAAGATCGATTTCCCCATGCAGGGCGAGGCCAAAAGCGCCACTTTCCATAACGGCGTCGTCTGGTTTGCCCAGTACAACGGCGGAGGCCTGTGGGCGCATGACCCGCGGACAAGCACGCCTCCGAGCCTTGTTGCACCGTTTCCAGACCTGCAGAACCGGCTCCTGCGGGTAGCAGCGGATCCCGTCAACAACCTGATTCTGGTCGGCGTGCAGTCGGACAGACTCGGCGGCGGATCCCTCTGCGTCTACCATCCGGATACCGGCTCCGTGGACGTCTACGAGAACCCCATCGCGAAGGAGCAGCTCACCCGCGCGATCACCAGCCATGAAGGCATCGCCTACCTTGGCGGCGAGAACCTGACGTCGCAGGGTTCGCAGGCCACTGTGGTTGCATTCGATCCTGTCGCCGGACGCGAGCTCTGGCGCCTCGAGACCGGCCAGTCACGTGGAATCGGTGAGCTCACTGTTCGTGGACGGCACCTCTACGGAATCTCCCACGGGGGCGGCCTGTTCATCATCGACCTCGAAAGCACGTCGGTTGTGCATTCGGCTGATATTTCCTTCCACTCCCCCGACCAGGCAACCCTGGTGACCAACCAGGGCGTGGTGTACGGCGTCTCAAGCAAGGGCGTGTTCCGGATCCACCCCACCAACTTCGCGCCGTCCACCCTTGTTCCAGGGCTCGACGGCGGCTGGTACGGCTGGCCGCGGGTGGGCACTGACGAAGAGGGGCGGCTCTACACTCTGCGCGAGCGCAACCTCATCCGCATCACTGATTCCGTGGCCACGCTACGTGCCGACCGCAAGGGCCGCCGTTCAGGCCAGTGA
- a CDS encoding formylglycine-generating enzyme family protein — translation MPSSGDVAVVVVGSVDHAEVTIPAGSFRMGDAFGEGYPADGEAPVHQVRLDGFRMDTTAVTNEQFARFVDATGYRTEAEQYGTSAVFHLVVRADPADIVGAAAGAPWWLNVRGAYWAHPLGGRSSWTDLRDHPVVHVSHNDALAYCRWAGRRLPTEAEWEYAARGGLEGARYPWGNNLYDDDGRHLCNIWQGAFPGSNTVDDGFLGTAPVRSFPANGYGLYEVSGNVWEWCADWFLPRYYRKSPSENPPGPTIGSGRVMRGGSYLCHDSYCNRYRVAARTSNSPESSSSNCGFRTVAAA, via the coding sequence GTGCCATCTTCAGGTGACGTGGCCGTCGTCGTCGTCGGCTCTGTGGATCATGCAGAGGTGACCATTCCGGCCGGCTCCTTTCGGATGGGTGACGCCTTCGGTGAGGGTTACCCTGCGGATGGCGAAGCTCCCGTGCACCAGGTGCGGCTGGACGGGTTCCGGATGGACACCACGGCTGTGACCAACGAGCAGTTCGCCCGATTCGTCGACGCCACGGGGTACCGGACGGAGGCTGAGCAGTACGGCACATCGGCTGTCTTCCATCTTGTGGTGAGAGCCGATCCGGCCGACATAGTCGGGGCCGCCGCCGGCGCGCCGTGGTGGCTCAACGTCCGCGGTGCCTACTGGGCCCACCCGCTGGGCGGGCGCTCGTCCTGGACGGATCTGCGCGACCATCCGGTTGTTCACGTTTCACACAATGACGCGCTTGCGTACTGCCGCTGGGCCGGACGCCGTCTTCCCACGGAAGCCGAGTGGGAATACGCGGCCCGCGGCGGGCTCGAGGGCGCCCGCTACCCCTGGGGTAACAACCTGTACGACGACGACGGCCGCCACCTTTGCAACATCTGGCAGGGAGCCTTCCCAGGCTCAAACACGGTCGACGACGGATTCCTCGGCACCGCGCCGGTACGGTCCTTTCCGGCGAACGGCTATGGCCTGTACGAAGTCAGCGGAAACGTGTGGGAGTGGTGCGCTGACTGGTTCCTGCCCAGGTATTACCGGAAGTCACCGTCGGAGAACCCGCCTGGGCCGACCATCGGGTCCGGGCGCGTGATGCGCGGCGGCTCCTACCTGTGCCACGACTCCTACTGCAACCGGTACCGCGTGGCGGCGAGGACCTCGAACTCGCCGGAGTCCTCCAGCAGCAACTGCGGCTTCCGTACCGTCGCAGCCGCTTAG
- a CDS encoding PQQ-binding-like beta-propeller repeat protein yields the protein MRNIDISRRTVLRAGSAAGVATALGLAGANSASALPALAPAGPKGTEIVDLGPAVVQYSLMSAKLIGDTLYIGSRNLEPARVIAFHLPTQKVVAETTLAEGHTIQALAADPDGRYLYAGVLKKSLNSEPNLFRWDVTTPSTPAVAIGRTEERNVRALSVSPDGHLFIVGDTPQGAPPALWEWDPATGDVSNLGVPDSGATLARTVAATETTVFFGAGSTLGGGSGASRACLYAYDRATKAFTLITPAEMEVDPSIRDLAVFGDKLIVGSAASTEESKVAAIDLNDLSSYSVATSIGTTAKNFAIDGDKVYFGSTTGLVAYSLSENAVSAVEFDGLPGLGGIWGVEVHGGKVLVVSDFGFVAEVDPAAQTTTVTDLADAGATGDPQTTMGLAAGAGYVFIGGNGVIAKHRLGSNEVVNMSVPGEAKDAIMVRGRLYTAQYSSQGIWTYNPRSGDPMHQVAGFPTSQNRPQDVHWDEENRLVLAGVQSDTEGGGALWTYNPYKGTSAYFLNPIDDQQYVRAVATHDGVAYLGGSLQNTAGPGTIVAFDPRRGKELWRLEPGLGGGVSALAVRGKHLYGVTRTGVAFVIDLPKRRLIHQEDISGVARGFAAMVTNRGVVYGVSDHNVFRFDPKTFAVTVVVADVNGGWYSGAHITNDEQGFLYTLRGRNLVQINDHPRR from the coding sequence ATGCGCAATATCGATATCAGCCGCCGCACTGTACTCCGAGCTGGCAGCGCTGCCGGCGTAGCCACTGCCCTGGGCCTGGCTGGCGCAAACTCTGCATCAGCGTTGCCGGCCCTCGCACCCGCCGGACCAAAAGGCACCGAGATCGTCGACCTTGGCCCCGCCGTCGTGCAGTACTCACTGATGAGCGCCAAACTCATTGGCGACACCCTCTACATCGGGTCCCGCAATCTTGAGCCGGCCCGCGTCATCGCCTTCCACCTCCCCACGCAGAAGGTCGTCGCGGAGACCACGCTCGCCGAGGGGCACACCATCCAGGCCCTTGCGGCAGACCCAGATGGCCGCTACCTCTACGCCGGCGTATTGAAGAAGAGCCTGAACTCAGAGCCCAACCTCTTCCGTTGGGACGTGACAACGCCCTCGACTCCCGCCGTGGCCATCGGCCGCACTGAAGAGCGCAACGTCCGCGCGCTCAGCGTCTCCCCCGATGGCCACCTCTTTATCGTCGGCGATACCCCGCAGGGCGCTCCACCCGCGTTGTGGGAATGGGATCCGGCAACCGGGGACGTCAGCAACCTCGGTGTACCGGATTCAGGAGCGACCCTCGCCCGTACCGTCGCCGCAACCGAGACGACCGTGTTCTTCGGCGCGGGCAGCACGTTGGGCGGCGGAAGCGGTGCCAGCCGTGCGTGCCTCTACGCTTACGACCGGGCGACCAAAGCCTTCACACTCATTACTCCCGCTGAGATGGAAGTCGACCCGAGCATCCGCGACCTCGCGGTTTTCGGGGACAAGCTGATCGTCGGTTCGGCGGCATCGACCGAGGAGTCCAAGGTTGCTGCGATCGATCTGAATGATCTTTCCTCCTACTCGGTTGCAACCTCCATCGGCACCACCGCCAAGAACTTCGCCATCGACGGCGACAAGGTCTATTTCGGAAGCACCACCGGCCTGGTTGCGTACTCGCTGAGCGAGAATGCGGTCTCCGCTGTGGAATTCGACGGGCTGCCCGGGCTCGGCGGGATCTGGGGCGTGGAAGTCCACGGCGGCAAGGTGCTCGTGGTCTCGGACTTCGGCTTTGTGGCTGAAGTGGACCCGGCTGCCCAGACCACGACCGTGACTGACCTTGCCGACGCCGGTGCAACGGGTGACCCGCAGACCACTATGGGACTTGCTGCAGGAGCCGGCTACGTCTTCATCGGCGGCAACGGCGTCATCGCGAAGCACAGGCTCGGTTCGAATGAGGTGGTCAACATGAGCGTGCCGGGAGAGGCGAAGGACGCCATCATGGTCCGCGGCCGCCTGTACACCGCACAGTACAGCTCCCAGGGCATCTGGACCTACAACCCCCGAAGCGGCGACCCCATGCATCAGGTGGCCGGGTTCCCGACATCCCAGAACAGGCCGCAGGACGTGCACTGGGACGAGGAGAACCGACTGGTGCTGGCCGGAGTGCAGTCCGACACCGAAGGCGGCGGCGCACTGTGGACCTACAACCCCTACAAGGGCACCTCGGCGTACTTCCTGAATCCGATAGATGACCAGCAGTACGTCCGCGCGGTCGCAACGCACGACGGCGTTGCCTACCTCGGCGGGAGCCTCCAGAACACTGCCGGGCCCGGAACGATAGTCGCGTTCGATCCGCGAAGAGGCAAGGAACTGTGGCGCCTCGAGCCCGGCCTGGGAGGTGGTGTTTCGGCACTGGCCGTGCGTGGGAAGCACCTCTACGGCGTGACACGCACTGGAGTCGCCTTCGTGATCGATCTTCCGAAGCGCCGCCTGATCCACCAGGAAGACATCAGCGGCGTCGCGCGCGGATTCGCTGCGATGGTGACCAACCGCGGCGTGGTCTACGGCGTGTCCGATCACAACGTATTCCGCTTCGATCCGAAGACGTTCGCGGTCACCGTCGTGGTGGCGGACGTAAACGGCGGTTGGTACAGCGGCGCCCACATCACCAACGATGAGCAGGGCTTCCTGTACACCCTTCGCGGCCGCAACCTGGTGCAGATCAACGACCATCCCCGGCGCTGA
- a CDS encoding ROK family transcriptional regulator — protein sequence MLKARAGSKALIREINEALILDIVRSRGPVARAQIAVATGLSAATVTGITGKLLRNGFLVETDIRNGTGGRPARLLELGTDTVFAAGVRLSSTEAYAALVDLRGTVVGTHREKLKSSDPADVRSSIVRAVQKVAGPRSISSLLGLGIALSGVVDQKSGHVRHSGSLGWEDVPLQAELQGTVAIPVVVDSYANSFGMGLLLFEDKLEGRDLLVFSVGTSLGASVIVQGRIHRGFNGSAGGFAHSRTSDATDRALPCHCGATNCLETRASWWGIQQELSEGIFPDKSAALADAALHLGTAMANVAKIFGPERVVLATAPEVDGPELAQQTAEIYREQYRHEKTPAPELEATTADNNSVAKGAAYMVLAQIFTANTSEAYASADLLELAVAQQG from the coding sequence ATGTTGAAGGCCAGGGCTGGAAGTAAGGCCCTCATTCGCGAAATCAATGAAGCCCTGATTCTCGACATTGTCCGAAGTCGGGGCCCAGTGGCCCGTGCGCAGATCGCTGTCGCAACAGGTTTGAGCGCCGCAACAGTGACCGGCATAACGGGCAAGCTGCTTCGAAACGGATTCCTCGTGGAAACTGATATCCGGAACGGCACCGGGGGCCGACCTGCCCGGCTCCTGGAACTCGGAACGGACACCGTGTTCGCGGCGGGAGTGCGACTTTCCAGCACCGAAGCCTATGCGGCCCTGGTGGATCTGCGTGGAACCGTCGTCGGCACGCACCGGGAGAAGCTCAAGTCGTCGGACCCCGCGGACGTTCGCAGCTCAATTGTGCGCGCTGTGCAGAAAGTAGCCGGACCGCGCAGCATTTCTTCGCTTCTGGGCCTGGGGATCGCACTTTCCGGAGTGGTCGATCAGAAGAGCGGCCACGTGCGCCACAGCGGTTCCCTGGGCTGGGAAGATGTACCGCTTCAGGCGGAACTGCAGGGCACGGTAGCGATCCCCGTGGTGGTGGACAGTTACGCGAACTCCTTCGGGATGGGTCTTCTGCTTTTCGAGGACAAGCTGGAGGGTCGTGACCTGCTGGTTTTCAGCGTGGGAACCAGCCTCGGCGCGTCAGTCATTGTGCAGGGTCGCATTCATCGCGGCTTCAACGGGTCCGCGGGCGGATTCGCCCACTCGCGGACCTCCGATGCAACCGACCGCGCACTGCCCTGCCACTGTGGGGCCACGAACTGCCTGGAGACGCGGGCGAGCTGGTGGGGGATTCAGCAGGAACTTTCGGAGGGGATCTTCCCGGACAAGTCCGCCGCGCTTGCCGATGCGGCTCTCCACCTGGGCACGGCGATGGCCAATGTCGCCAAGATTTTCGGCCCGGAACGGGTGGTGCTCGCGACGGCACCCGAGGTCGACGGACCGGAGCTCGCCCAGCAGACCGCGGAAATCTACCGTGAGCAGTACAGGCACGAAAAAACGCCGGCACCGGAACTTGAAGCGACCACGGCAGACAACAATTCGGTGGCGAAGGGAGCCGCCTACATGGTCCTCGCGCAAATCTTCACCGCGAACACGTCCGAGGCCTATGCGAGCGCGGACCTGCTGGAACTCGCGGTGGCGCAGCAGGGCTGA